In Lewinellaceae bacterium, a single window of DNA contains:
- a CDS encoding DUF937 domain-containing protein, whose translation MSANLMDLLQGSLTSGMVDQLSQQLGGADKQKTAAAASGIVTTLMGALAKNASTTEGAQSLNKALERDHDGSILDDVMGMLTGNAQVNNDRMLNGSGILNHVLGNKQSGAVDMISKLSGLDSSKTGSLMTMLAPVIMGALGKAKQQQGLDMAGIASLLSGTVSAQQQQNPTMNLVTSFLDADGDGSIVDDVANMGMKILGGFFGRKK comes from the coding sequence ATGAGTGCGAACTTAATGGATCTTCTCCAGGGCTCTCTTACCTCCGGCATGGTCGACCAACTGAGCCAGCAACTGGGAGGGGCCGACAAACAAAAAACAGCGGCGGCTGCTTCCGGCATTGTGACGACGCTGATGGGCGCATTGGCCAAGAACGCTTCTACTACCGAAGGCGCCCAGTCGCTTAACAAAGCACTGGAACGCGACCACGACGGCAGCATCCTGGACGATGTAATGGGCATGCTTACCGGCAATGCCCAGGTGAACAACGACCGCATGCTCAACGGTTCAGGCATCCTCAACCACGTACTGGGCAACAAGCAGTCGGGCGCGGTGGATATGATCAGCAAGCTCAGCGGCCTGGATTCCAGCAAGACCGGCTCTCTGATGACGATGCTCGCTCCGGTAATCATGGGCGCCCTGGGCAAGGCCAAGCAGCAGCAGGGCCTCGATATGGCCGGGATCGCATCCCTGCTCTCCGGTACGGTATCGGCCCAACAGCAGCAAAACCCAACGATGAACCTGGTCACCAGCTTCCTCGATGCTGATGGGGACGGCAGCATCGTCGACGATGTAGCCAATATGGGCATGAAAATCCTCGGTGGGTTCTTCGGGCGGAAGAAGTAA
- a CDS encoding transcriptional regulator, with translation MKKILAKLNQAFDHRVRLGIMSILMVNEWVEFNTLKETLGLTDGRLASHIKALEKEQFIEVRKRFVGRKPNTSYRATAAGQKAFNDHLDALEKLLDSARDGAEGDG, from the coding sequence ATGAAGAAGATCCTGGCCAAACTCAACCAGGCTTTTGACCACCGCGTTCGGCTGGGCATCATGTCCATACTGATGGTCAATGAGTGGGTGGAGTTCAATACGCTGAAGGAAACGCTCGGCCTGACCGACGGCCGCCTGGCCAGCCACATCAAGGCCCTGGAAAAAGAACAGTTCATCGAAGTGCGGAAACGCTTCGTGGGGCGAAAGCCCAATACCTCCTACCGCGCTACTGCAGCCGGGCAGAAAGCCTTTAACGATCACCTGGACGCCCTGGAGAAGCTGCTGGATAGCGCCAGGGATGGGGCGGAGGGGGATGGTTAA
- a CDS encoding DUF4173 domain-containing protein, giving the protein MKKSLFNFVLIIFGSALYANLFWREQLGLNVLLFSMFAIGAAGWRWPEAINRREVQLLSGSVVASALLTVWHHSLLAKATHIISFLLLIGFLQQEKVRFVVFAFLLGLVNLLEGPLTLAQNLRENLPARSNWRQAARWVQLTLVPLGLGAVFTFLYYHANPKFAQTFDFLWRRLSLPFQWVQLGEKLWPFIQGVFVLGALLGASRLEPLLSSVESQLPFGLKRRQKRFYLWRPAMLGLQNEYRASLIAFGLLNGLIFLANVADLRYVWISYGSASAQELSQYVHEGTYLLLFAILLAMAAVIWYFRGNLNFYPDNGWLRLLAFIWLAQNAMLALSVGLRNWQYVAQYGLAYKRLGIFWFLCLALHGLYTLYEKVKNNRSQAFVLYRNSWVVYASLLLFSLFNWDLAITRYNLRANTRGEIDARFLIEEVSDKNLFLLYQCRGRLLEKSTLDEKELENALHKKWLGFETRRQSSTWRSWNYADARNEYFLVKAKPILK; this is encoded by the coding sequence ATGAAAAAAAGCTTGTTCAATTTCGTTCTGATCATTTTCGGAAGTGCGTTATACGCCAATCTGTTCTGGCGGGAGCAGTTGGGCCTGAATGTGCTGCTCTTCTCCATGTTTGCCATTGGCGCGGCCGGGTGGCGATGGCCAGAAGCCATAAATCGACGGGAAGTACAGCTGTTGAGCGGCAGCGTTGTGGCCTCGGCACTGCTCACCGTCTGGCACCACTCTCTGCTGGCTAAGGCTACCCACATCATTTCGTTCCTGCTCCTGATCGGTTTTCTACAGCAGGAAAAAGTGCGCTTTGTGGTTTTCGCCTTCCTGCTCGGCCTGGTCAATTTACTGGAAGGCCCTTTGACTCTGGCCCAAAACCTGCGGGAAAACCTACCCGCCCGAAGCAACTGGAGGCAGGCCGCTCGCTGGGTACAGCTGACGCTTGTGCCCCTGGGGTTGGGTGCTGTTTTTACTTTTTTGTACTATCACGCCAACCCCAAATTTGCTCAGACCTTTGATTTTTTATGGCGCCGCCTTTCTTTACCCTTTCAATGGGTGCAACTGGGAGAGAAATTATGGCCATTCATCCAGGGTGTTTTCGTTTTGGGGGCACTTTTGGGAGCTTCGCGCCTTGAACCATTGTTGAGCAGTGTAGAAAGCCAGTTGCCGTTTGGCCTGAAACGCCGGCAAAAGCGTTTCTATCTCTGGCGTCCGGCTATGCTCGGCCTCCAAAATGAATACCGGGCTAGTCTGATCGCATTTGGCCTGCTCAACGGGCTGATCTTCCTGGCCAATGTTGCCGACCTGCGTTATGTCTGGATCTCATACGGCAGCGCCAGCGCTCAGGAACTCAGCCAATATGTACACGAAGGGACTTACCTGCTGTTGTTCGCCATCCTGCTGGCAATGGCAGCCGTCATCTGGTACTTCCGCGGCAACCTCAACTTTTACCCGGACAATGGATGGCTGCGTTTGCTGGCTTTTATTTGGCTCGCGCAAAACGCCATGCTGGCCCTTTCCGTTGGCCTGCGCAACTGGCAATACGTGGCCCAATACGGCCTGGCTTACAAACGGCTGGGAATTTTCTGGTTCCTTTGCCTGGCACTCCATGGCCTTTATACATTATACGAGAAGGTAAAAAACAACCGGAGCCAGGCCTTCGTGTTGTACCGCAATAGCTGGGTGGTTTATGCCTCACTCCTCCTGTTCAGCTTGTTCAACTGGGACCTCGCCATTACCCGCTACAACCTCCGGGCCAATACCAGAGGGGAGATTGACGCCCGGTTCCTGATAGAAGAGGTATCGGACAAAAACCTCTTTCTCCTCTATCAATGCCGGGGGCGGCTGTTGGAAAAAAGCACGCTCGACGAAAAGGAACTAGAGAATGCCCTGCATAAAAAATGGCTGGGGTTTGAAACCCGGAGACAGTCTTCCACTTGGCGCTCCTGGAATTATGCAGACGCGCGAAACGAATATTTTCTCGTGAAGGCAAAACCCATTCTAAAATGA
- a CDS encoding B12-binding domain-containing radical SAM protein translates to MKIDIIIAYIQRYQRGHEVDFVPPITGIHLAAITPARHEVRVIHQQVEAVDMETNADLIAISFFSGFAPEAYRLARAFKQRGKTVVAGGPHVTYCQEEALACFDAIVAGEAETVWEQLLDELERDELQRIYRGQPCDMKGLPTPRYDLLKDRFFVPRVLQATRGCPFRCSFCTVPSLNPGFRLRPVEDIVRDIQYNNFRFWWQRKIVWFWDDNLTINRPYIKELLSAMIPLKKWWLTQASLDIAKDEELLDLMQASGCIGIFFGIESFSPESLKDANKRQNRIAQYRQAVRALHRRGICVMAGFIAGFDHDTPESIVEMADNLLEAGVDVPFLSILTPFRGTPLYSSLAAENRIDESRGWEYYNGYNVAFHPRNMGREQLLQSHRRLWRRAFSPFHVLRRLLPGLLRLRFGAACLSLFMNVFYCYKRMSGNLPLDASRLEAYRRPAETINVSDSITKVG, encoded by the coding sequence ATGAAGATAGACATCATCATCGCTTACATTCAGCGCTACCAAAGAGGCCATGAAGTGGACTTTGTGCCGCCCATCACCGGAATCCACCTCGCTGCCATCACCCCGGCCCGGCACGAGGTAAGGGTTATCCACCAGCAGGTGGAAGCCGTGGATATGGAAACCAATGCTGATCTTATCGCCATCTCCTTTTTCAGTGGTTTTGCGCCGGAAGCCTACCGCCTGGCGCGGGCCTTTAAGCAGAGGGGAAAGACTGTGGTGGCCGGAGGGCCGCATGTCACTTATTGCCAGGAGGAAGCCCTGGCCTGCTTTGACGCCATAGTAGCAGGGGAAGCCGAGACTGTTTGGGAACAACTCCTGGATGAACTGGAACGGGATGAACTGCAACGCATTTACCGCGGTCAGCCCTGCGACATGAAGGGGCTGCCTACCCCGCGGTATGACCTGCTTAAAGACAGGTTCTTCGTACCCAGAGTGCTGCAGGCCACCCGCGGGTGCCCTTTCCGCTGCTCCTTCTGCACTGTTCCCAGCCTGAACCCGGGCTTTCGCCTGCGCCCGGTGGAGGACATCGTCCGGGATATTCAGTACAACAATTTCAGGTTCTGGTGGCAGCGCAAGATCGTATGGTTCTGGGACGACAACCTGACCATCAACCGGCCGTACATAAAAGAATTGTTGTCTGCCATGATACCGCTAAAAAAATGGTGGCTCACCCAGGCCAGCCTGGATATTGCCAAAGACGAAGAGTTGTTGGACCTGATGCAGGCTTCCGGCTGCATCGGCATCTTCTTCGGCATCGAAAGTTTCAGCCCGGAAAGCCTGAAGGACGCCAATAAAAGGCAGAACAGGATTGCCCAATACCGGCAGGCCGTCAGGGCGCTCCACCGGCGGGGCATCTGCGTAATGGCCGGCTTCATCGCCGGGTTCGACCACGACACCCCCGAAAGCATTGTGGAAATGGCGGATAATTTGCTGGAAGCGGGCGTCGACGTACCCTTCCTCAGCATCCTCACGCCCTTCCGGGGGACGCCGCTGTACAGCAGCCTGGCCGCCGAAAACCGGATCGACGAGAGCCGGGGGTGGGAATACTATAATGGTTATAATGTCGCTTTCCATCCCAGGAATATGGGCCGGGAACAGTTGCTGCAGAGCCACCGGCGGCTTTGGAGAAGGGCGTTCTCCCCTTTCCACGTCCTGCGAAGGCTGCTGCCCGGGCTGTTGAGGCTCCGCTTTGGCGCGGCCTGCCTGTCTTTATTCATGAATGTTTTTTATTGTTATAAAAGAATGAGCGGCAACCTGCCATTGGATGCCAGCCGCCTGGAGGCTTACCGAAGGCCCGCCGAAACGATTAATGTTTCTGATTCTATAACAAAGGTTGGTTAG
- a CDS encoding LamG domain-containing protein, with product MKHVSALVLFLSAGFALSTAPPCQSLEEGLVAYYSFNFCDARDESGNGSNGKLFGGVGCWCGIEDDGLLLDGAGSYIEFPGKVNRYFNTSDFTVSFYFKAEQYLVFQQSLLSKREDCDQFNMFDLLLDLNSREVSTAVHETPEKYYAGLSPALDTTNWIHFALVREGTRAYTYINGELHRESFRCSGVDISNNAVLSFSNSPCVHNGQARRFKGVLDELRVYSRALSSEEVRKLYREHPVENAAMDCVT from the coding sequence ATGAAACACGTTAGCGCTTTAGTCCTTTTTTTATCGGCCGGTTTTGCCCTTTCCACCGCACCTCCATGCCAATCCCTGGAAGAAGGGCTGGTGGCTTACTATTCTTTCAATTTCTGCGATGCCCGCGACGAAAGCGGGAATGGCTCGAATGGCAAGCTATTCGGTGGGGTAGGGTGCTGGTGTGGCATAGAAGACGACGGCCTGCTATTGGATGGCGCCGGGAGTTACATCGAGTTTCCAGGCAAGGTCAACCGCTATTTCAATACATCCGATTTCACGGTCAGCTTTTATTTTAAGGCGGAACAGTATCTGGTCTTCCAGCAAAGCCTGCTTTCCAAACGGGAAGACTGCGACCAGTTCAATATGTTTGACCTGCTGCTCGACCTCAACAGCCGGGAGGTGAGCACGGCGGTTCACGAGACCCCCGAGAAATACTACGCCGGGCTGTCTCCTGCCCTCGACACCACCAACTGGATCCACTTTGCCCTGGTCAGGGAAGGTACCCGCGCTTATACCTATATCAACGGAGAACTCCACCGCGAGAGCTTTCGGTGCAGCGGGGTGGATATTTCCAACAATGCCGTGCTTTCTTTTTCCAACAGCCCGTGCGTGCACAATGGGCAGGCACGCCGTTTCAAAGGAGTGCTGGATGAACTCCGGGTCTACAGCCGGGCCCTGTCCTCCGAAGAGGTCCGGAAGCTGTACCGGGAACACCCGGTGGAGAATGCGGCGATGGATTGTGTGACCTGA
- a CDS encoding T9SS type A sorting domain-containing protein, which translates to MKKTTITLLLAVVCCYGTIRGQDLARWDLTTNPVVSYQSTHVNAGKLTRGNGISLMNFTPNGAFASAWESSPDISAADYYEICLKPKPGYVLDINSLAFTEMRTADGIRSYRLKWSLDGFETFTVLDDVAVPDNVNFRTATHSNLGIRVCDGKELCIRWYGHGAEAYTGEWYLSNVIVKGAEMPACNPPASPPAGLTLSNITGSSMDVSWTSGGTGATIVLAREGFPVGATLCGGNAYNADPAFGQGADLGKGTFVVFNGAGTSFTMTGLKDGATYYLTAMGYNLADNCLQKNNLPVASATALCIQPVAIDKLLNSPADGQVSLAWEAPSCYDEVMVVASKLPIASVPTNSNANVYTANPIFTQGGGAGEGFTPLEALVYRGNDTKATISGLDNGQAYYFRIYTFRSGTWAVGQQVMKEPVAGCAFLGGDFLYINELHFNNKITDIDKGIEIAGLAGIDLENYLLAIYTNQSNLDRIIDLSGLVPDQVLGYGAVWVPDPDLFFASAIALVNRVTGVTTDFVAHRTFGVVANDGPAAGQPAFWQGRNEDPNTPVNFSIQRQGDIACPNTSQTWIGPVLSSRGQLNAVQTAFPITLLSFDGQVQGERIRLSWKTETEENNDYMAVEFSSDGRYFKEIGRVKGAGTTTEPQSYSLWHDNPLPGLNYYRLRQVDFDGEFEYHGPIAIEYKGKGTGIRVYPNLASAQLSVEMAEPASQGGELLIYDINGRPVQRLATAPGFIRQELDVAGLPPGPYFLQWRSENGELSRDRFVKL; encoded by the coding sequence ATGAAGAAAACTACAATTACACTGCTCCTGGCGGTGGTGTGCTGCTATGGCACTATCCGGGGGCAAGATCTGGCAAGATGGGATCTCACCACTAATCCCGTCGTTTCTTATCAGTCTACTCATGTCAATGCCGGCAAGCTGACTCGAGGCAACGGCATCTCACTCATGAATTTCACGCCTAACGGGGCTTTTGCAAGCGCCTGGGAATCCTCCCCAGACATCAGCGCTGCGGATTATTACGAAATATGCCTCAAGCCGAAGCCGGGATATGTCCTGGACATCAACAGCCTGGCCTTTACGGAGATGAGAACGGCGGATGGCATCCGTTCGTACCGGCTGAAATGGTCTCTGGATGGCTTCGAGACGTTCACTGTCCTGGACGATGTGGCGGTGCCCGATAATGTCAACTTTCGCACCGCTACGCACTCCAACCTGGGCATCCGCGTCTGCGATGGCAAAGAGCTTTGCATCCGGTGGTACGGCCACGGCGCAGAGGCCTACACCGGAGAGTGGTATCTGTCCAATGTAATCGTTAAAGGGGCAGAAATGCCCGCCTGTAATCCGCCGGCTTCTCCTCCTGCCGGCCTTACTCTCAGCAACATCACGGGCAGCAGCATGGATGTGTCCTGGACTTCCGGCGGCACCGGCGCTACCATCGTCCTGGCCCGCGAAGGATTCCCGGTGGGCGCCACACTCTGCGGTGGCAATGCTTACAACGCTGATCCTGCATTCGGGCAGGGTGCCGACTTGGGTAAGGGGACGTTTGTCGTATTCAACGGGGCAGGCACTTCTTTTACCATGACCGGGCTTAAGGATGGCGCTACCTATTACCTCACTGCCATGGGCTACAACCTGGCCGATAATTGCCTGCAGAAAAACAACCTTCCGGTTGCCAGCGCGACGGCTCTTTGCATCCAGCCGGTAGCCATTGACAAATTGCTGAACAGCCCGGCCGACGGCCAGGTTAGCCTGGCCTGGGAGGCGCCCTCCTGCTACGACGAAGTGATGGTGGTGGCGAGCAAGCTGCCCATTGCCTCTGTGCCAACCAACTCCAATGCCAACGTTTATACGGCCAACCCCATTTTCACTCAGGGGGGAGGAGCAGGCGAAGGATTTACTCCCCTTGAAGCGCTGGTTTACCGCGGCAACGATACCAAGGCTACCATCTCCGGCCTCGATAACGGACAGGCTTATTACTTCAGGATCTACACTTTCCGAAGCGGAACCTGGGCTGTCGGCCAGCAGGTAATGAAAGAACCCGTCGCCGGCTGCGCCTTCCTGGGGGGCGACTTCCTGTACATCAATGAACTGCACTTCAATAATAAGATTACAGATATTGACAAGGGGATCGAAATCGCCGGCCTGGCAGGCATCGACCTGGAAAACTACCTGTTGGCCATCTACACCAACCAGTCTAACCTGGACCGCATCATCGACCTTTCCGGATTGGTGCCGGATCAGGTGCTGGGATACGGCGCAGTTTGGGTGCCCGACCCCGACCTCTTTTTCGCCAGCGCCATCGCACTGGTCAACAGAGTCACCGGTGTCACTACCGACTTCGTTGCCCACCGCACTTTTGGCGTCGTGGCCAACGACGGCCCGGCTGCCGGGCAACCCGCTTTCTGGCAAGGGCGGAATGAAGATCCTAACACGCCGGTTAATTTTTCCATCCAGCGGCAGGGAGATATCGCCTGCCCCAATACCAGCCAGACATGGATTGGGCCGGTTCTTTCTTCCCGCGGGCAGCTCAACGCCGTCCAGACTGCATTCCCCATTACCCTGCTTTCTTTTGATGGGCAGGTGCAGGGCGAGCGGATACGGTTAAGCTGGAAAACCGAAACGGAGGAAAACAATGATTACATGGCCGTGGAATTCAGCTCCGATGGCCGTTATTTCAAGGAGATAGGCAGGGTAAAAGGCGCCGGAACAACCACGGAACCTCAGTCTTACAGCCTGTGGCACGACAATCCACTGCCCGGCCTCAATTATTACCGGCTGCGGCAGGTAGATTTTGATGGGGAATTCGAGTACCACGGCCCGATAGCCATCGAATACAAAGGCAAAGGCACAGGCATCCGGGTTTACCCGAACCTGGCGTCAGCGCAACTGTCCGTCGAGATGGCCGAACCGGCCAGCCAGGGAGGGGAGCTGCTCATATACGATATTAACGGGCGCCCCGTTCAGCGCCTGGCCACTGCCCCCGGATTTATCCGGCAGGAACTGGATGTTGCCGGCCTGCCGCCAGGGCCCTATTTCCTGCAGTGGCGGTCCGAAAACGGGGAACTGTCCAGAGATAGATTTGTTAAGCTGTAG